The Gordonia crocea genome segment CCTCCGTCATTCCGTCCCGTCCCCTCGCATGGCAAGCACCTTTCTCAACCACCTTGCGTCGGCTGCCGCCGCATCCGCCGCACCCGTCCGATAGTCGTTCTCGATGACGTAGACACCGGTAAAGCCCCCCGCGCACAACTGGCGGATGGTGCCGGCGACATCCGCACCGCCATCTCCCAAGCGACGATCGCCCAGGCCTGCGGCCCCGTCCTTGACATGGACGAAAGAGCGAATCCGGGTGGTGTGGGCCGCCAAGACCTCCCGATGGTCGACACCGGCGACGACGAGATTCTGGGTGTCGAACAGCAGCTCGACCCCATCGTCGCCCACAAGCGCGAAAAGCGTGGACAGTTGCTCGCCAGGCAGCACGTTCTCCGTCGCAACCGTGACCCCCGCCGCAGCG includes the following:
- a CDS encoding sugar phosphate isomerase/epimerase family protein, with the translated sequence MQPELGVTAWTLPVRGVAAVRWAAEHGFAHLHLDLVDVEAATTAGLRTAAAESHVRLAGLAINRLELTGVAGTHAEAAVAEAIDVASDLEVRYVYLPSFEQAEITGGADLERTAELLRLAGARAAAAGVTVATENVLPGEQLSTLFALVGDDGVELLFDTQNLVVAGVDHREVLAAHTTRIRSFVHVKDGAAGLGDRRLGDGGADVAGTIRQLCAGGFTGVYVIENDYRTGAADAAAADARWLRKVLAMRGDGTE